Proteins encoded within one genomic window of Pseudobacteroides sp.:
- a CDS encoding Tex family protein, with amino-acid sequence MADIIGQLTKEFNLKLFQVQNTVNLIDQGNTIPFIARYRKEVTGELNDQVLRELHERLVYLRNLEARREEVKRLIDEQGKLTNELANAIAKANTVQEIDDIYRPYRPKRRTRATVAKEKGLEPLADIIFEQKAMTGSIEELVKPFINPEKEVNTIEDALNGAMDIIAENISDNAAFRKAIRDIFFQSGIIVSQSKKEEESVYKMYYDFKEPVSKIANHRVLAVNRGEKDEFLQVKISVPEELPVNYLKAHAVKKIKSLTSVYVEKAAEDSYSRLIFPSIEREVRNELTDRAEEAAMKVFAANLKNLLLQPPVKGKVVLGLDPAYRTGCKICVVDDTGKVLATTVVYPTPPQNKTEEAKKVLKHLIEVHNVDIISIGNGTASKESEIFIAELLKELDKKIYYMVVSEAGASVYSASKLGAEEFPDFDVALRSAASIARRLQDPLAELVKIDPKSIGVGQYQHDMNQKRLGESLGGVVEDAVNSVGVDLNTASPSLLSYVSGINGTVAKNIVEYREQNGKFTSRQEIKKVKKLGDKAFEQCAGFLRILRGKNILDNTAVHPESYEAALKLLKLTGFTLEDVAGGNIKGLKEAVNKRGISSIAEEIGVGVPTLRDIIDELLKPGRDPRDELPKPVLLTDVLDIEDLKPGMILTGTVRNVADFGAFVDIGVHQDGLVHISELCDRYVKSPMEVVAVGDIVKVKVLSVEVQRKRISLSMKDI; translated from the coding sequence ATGGCCGATATCATAGGACAACTTACGAAAGAGTTTAACTTAAAGCTGTTCCAGGTTCAAAATACCGTTAATCTGATTGATCAAGGTAATACAATACCATTTATAGCAAGGTACAGAAAGGAAGTTACAGGCGAGCTCAATGATCAAGTATTGAGGGAGCTCCATGAAAGGCTTGTTTACTTAAGGAACCTTGAGGCAAGAAGGGAAGAGGTAAAAAGGCTTATAGACGAACAGGGAAAACTGACGAATGAACTGGCAAATGCTATAGCCAAGGCAAATACCGTTCAGGAGATTGATGATATTTACAGGCCCTACAGGCCAAAGAGGAGGACAAGGGCTACTGTTGCCAAAGAAAAGGGACTGGAGCCTTTGGCAGATATAATTTTTGAACAAAAAGCCATGACAGGATCTATAGAAGAGTTGGTAAAGCCATTTATAAACCCTGAAAAGGAAGTTAATACGATAGAGGACGCATTAAATGGAGCTATGGACATTATCGCAGAAAATATTTCCGACAATGCGGCTTTCAGAAAGGCCATAAGGGATATTTTCTTTCAGTCGGGTATCATTGTTTCACAGTCAAAAAAAGAAGAAGAATCTGTATATAAAATGTATTATGATTTTAAGGAACCCGTGTCTAAAATTGCAAATCATAGGGTTTTAGCCGTTAACAGGGGAGAGAAGGATGAATTTTTACAGGTTAAGATTTCTGTGCCTGAAGAGCTTCCTGTTAATTACCTAAAAGCACATGCAGTTAAAAAAATAAAATCCCTAACATCTGTATATGTTGAAAAAGCAGCTGAAGACTCTTACAGCAGACTGATATTCCCCTCTATTGAGAGAGAGGTTAGGAATGAACTTACCGATCGTGCTGAAGAGGCAGCCATGAAGGTTTTTGCCGCTAATCTTAAAAATTTGCTGCTTCAGCCCCCTGTTAAAGGAAAGGTTGTTTTAGGGCTTGATCCGGCCTATAGAACAGGCTGTAAAATCTGCGTAGTTGATGACACAGGAAAGGTCTTAGCTACAACTGTTGTATATCCAACGCCGCCTCAAAACAAAACTGAAGAAGCGAAGAAGGTGCTAAAGCATCTTATAGAAGTCCATAATGTAGACATAATTTCCATAGGTAACGGAACTGCATCAAAAGAATCGGAGATATTTATAGCTGAGCTTTTAAAGGAACTTGACAAAAAAATATATTATATGGTGGTCAGCGAGGCGGGAGCCTCCGTTTATTCAGCATCAAAGCTCGGTGCGGAAGAATTCCCGGATTTTGACGTGGCATTAAGAAGTGCTGCTTCAATTGCCAGAAGGCTTCAGGATCCCCTTGCGGAGCTTGTTAAAATTGACCCCAAATCAATAGGGGTAGGGCAATATCAGCATGATATGAACCAGAAAAGGCTTGGGGAGTCTTTAGGAGGTGTGGTTGAAGATGCCGTTAACAGCGTAGGAGTTGACCTTAATACTGCATCGCCATCACTCCTCTCCTATGTATCGGGTATCAATGGTACTGTGGCAAAAAATATTGTTGAATACAGGGAGCAGAATGGGAAGTTTACTTCAAGGCAGGAGATAAAGAAGGTTAAAAAGCTGGGGGACAAAGCCTTTGAACAATGTGCAGGTTTTTTACGAATCCTAAGGGGTAAAAACATATTGGACAATACAGCGGTGCATCCCGAATCCTACGAGGCTGCATTAAAGCTCTTGAAGCTTACCGGCTTTACTTTAGAGGATGTTGCTGGCGGCAACATTAAGGGGCTAAAAGAGGCAGTAAATAAAAGAGGAATTTCAAGCATTGCGGAAGAAATAGGTGTGGGTGTGCCTACGCTTAGAGATATAATTGATGAACTCCTAAAACCTGGTCGTGACCCGAGAGACGAGCTTCCAAAGCCGGTTTTGCTGACCGATGTTTTGGATATTGAGGATTTGAAGCCGGGAATGATACTTACAGGGACAGTAAGGAATGTTGCAGACTTTGGTGCTTTTGTGGATATAGGAGTGCATCAGGATGGTCTTGTCCACATATCGGAACTATGCGACAGATATGTAAAGAGTCCTATGGAAGTTGTTGCGGTTGGGGATATTGTAAAGGTCAAAGTTTTATCTGTAGAAGTACAGAGAAAGAGGATATCCCTAAGCATGAAGGATATTTGA
- a CDS encoding LTA synthase family protein gives MLFSEGFKAAKNSSAPLNLKMLIAFIDLPVFLFIAYNYLKVYELRKKFILYRVAAVFASIAVVVSVQTAYYSNNNFITTILEDRYRGESPIVQWYGTLFNNVASVLLKGNENELISSFKYGSEMSRDGNSRDNPNFIMIQVEAMDSNIINKKYKNQFVMPYLKSLSDKNIYYPYMMSYHKGGGTSDTEFSIINSIEPLEGFPSIKLSNYSYMNSMLRRLSDNLYTNVAFHGNSDVFFNRDTAFPKMGFNELYDIDKMGLKHKGWGAPDKDVFNFAMKTIKDLEEPYFAYIITMSSHTPFTNVNNYYNKSTYDDISAKRVKNYFNSMSYVDECIKQFIDEIRDDNTYIMIYGDHTPNIEADIYKQASFSEDGNYFEFVPLIIITPDNRKYKGANEVASFLDISPTVLVNSGISFDIKSDGRDLMDTESESKDISFKGSKYDREYLLERIKQQ, from the coding sequence ATGCTTTTCTCAGAGGGATTCAAGGCTGCTAAAAACTCATCGGCACCTTTGAATTTAAAAATGCTTATTGCTTTTATTGATTTACCCGTTTTCTTATTTATTGCCTATAACTATTTAAAAGTATATGAACTAAGAAAAAAATTTATTCTATACAGGGTGGCAGCTGTTTTTGCATCAATAGCTGTTGTTGTTTCTGTCCAAACGGCCTATTACTCTAACAATAACTTTATCACTACTATTTTGGAAGACAGATACAGGGGGGAGTCACCCATAGTACAATGGTATGGTACTCTTTTTAACAATGTAGCCAGCGTACTGCTAAAAGGCAACGAAAATGAACTGATAAGCAGTTTTAAATATGGTAGTGAAATGAGCCGTGACGGTAATTCAAGAGACAATCCCAATTTTATAATGATACAAGTAGAAGCCATGGATTCAAATATCATTAACAAAAAGTATAAGAATCAATTTGTTATGCCTTATCTAAAGTCGCTGTCCGATAAAAACATTTATTATCCTTATATGATGAGCTATCATAAGGGAGGAGGTACTTCAGACACTGAGTTTTCAATAATAAACAGCATTGAGCCCTTGGAAGGTTTTCCGTCTATAAAGCTGTCGAATTATAGCTATATGAACTCAATGCTTAGAAGGCTTTCTGATAATTTATATACAAATGTAGCATTTCACGGCAACTCAGATGTATTCTTTAACAGGGACACTGCCTTTCCCAAGATGGGATTTAACGAGTTGTATGATATTGATAAAATGGGTCTAAAGCATAAAGGGTGGGGAGCACCTGACAAGGATGTATTCAATTTTGCAATGAAGACCATTAAGGATTTGGAAGAACCGTATTTTGCCTATATAATAACAATGAGCAGCCATACACCATTTACAAATGTTAATAACTACTACAACAAAAGCACTTACGACGATATTAGTGCAAAACGGGTCAAGAATTATTTTAATTCAATGTCATATGTGGATGAATGTATTAAACAATTTATTGATGAAATAAGAGATGATAATACTTATATCATGATATACGGGGACCATACCCCAAATATTGAAGCAGATATTTATAAGCAGGCCTCTTTTTCAGAAGACGGCAATTATTTTGAATTCGTACCATTAATAATCATAACACCCGATAATAGAAAATATAAGGGTGCTAATGAAGTTGCATCTTTTCTGGATATATCCCCAACTGTTCTTGTCAATTCGGGTATTTCTTTTGATATAAAGTCTGACGGCAGGGACCTGATGGATACCGAAAGCGAAAGTAAAGATATTTCCTTTAAAGGAAGTAAGTATGACAGAGAGTATTTGCTGGAAAGAATTAAGCAACAGTAA
- a CDS encoding membrane trafficking protein, translated as MNNPFNKKLSELLSKMDDKVLQAKLNSAMDMLQNGNAEELAKRLNKVDKEELLGKINEIDDSKLKSLNLDKAELTKRLNDQDLSKLSAIIGDRGDEIISKIKELINKS; from the coding sequence ATGAATAATCCATTCAATAAAAAATTAAGCGAGTTATTAAGCAAGATGGACGATAAGGTTTTGCAAGCAAAACTCAATTCTGCTATGGATATGCTCCAGAATGGAAATGCGGAGGAGTTGGCAAAAAGGCTTAATAAAGTTGATAAGGAAGAGCTGCTTGGTAAGATAAATGAAATTGACGACTCCAAACTCAAATCCCTTAACCTTGATAAAGCTGAACTGACAAAAAGGCTTAATGATCAAGATCTCTCCAAATTATCGGCAATAATTGGAGACCGGGGAGATGAAATTATAAGTAAAATTAAGGAATTAATAAACAAATCCTGA
- a CDS encoding NAD(P)/FAD-dependent oxidoreductase, with amino-acid sequence MFDVIIIGKGPAGISASLYTIRANLKTLIIGMNDSALYKTDKIENYYGFSEPISGYYLLKQGENQAVRLGGEIIHDEVIEIKKSDKFEITTAKGKFYSKAVLMATGQKQKRINIQNLKELEGNGVSYCSTCDGFFYNDLKVGVLGFKDYAVHEAVELLAFTKDITIYTNGFEPEFSQGFIDESKKFNINKKPVARLEGKDFLQRIVFEDGSRENIDGLFVAYESASSTDFARKLGVLTQDSSILVNSDMQTNIEGMFAAGDCIGGFKQIATAVGQGALAGRKVIEYVRNMKNAF; translated from the coding sequence ATGTTTGATGTAATAATAATCGGAAAGGGTCCGGCAGGCATATCGGCTTCCTTGTATACTATAAGAGCCAATCTTAAGACTCTTATTATAGGCATGAATGACAGTGCCCTTTACAAGACAGATAAAATTGAGAATTATTATGGTTTTTCTGAGCCTATAAGCGGATATTATTTATTGAAGCAGGGAGAAAACCAGGCTGTCAGGCTTGGGGGAGAAATTATACATGATGAAGTGATTGAAATTAAAAAAAGCGACAAATTTGAAATTACCACCGCTAAAGGGAAGTTTTATTCTAAAGCGGTTTTAATGGCAACAGGGCAAAAGCAAAAAAGAATAAACATTCAGAACCTAAAGGAGCTTGAAGGAAACGGGGTCAGTTACTGTTCAACCTGCGATGGTTTCTTCTATAACGATCTGAAGGTTGGTGTGCTGGGATTTAAAGATTATGCAGTACATGAAGCTGTGGAGCTTCTGGCATTTACCAAAGACATAACAATATACACAAATGGCTTTGAGCCTGAATTTTCACAAGGATTTATTGATGAATCGAAAAAGTTTAATATAAATAAAAAGCCCGTTGCAAGGCTTGAGGGTAAAGACTTTTTGCAGAGAATTGTATTTGAAGACGGTTCAAGAGAGAATATTGATGGGTTATTTGTTGCATACGAGAGTGCTTCAAGTACAGACTTTGCAAGAAAGCTGGGAGTACTTACTCAGGATAGCTCAATTCTTGTAAATTCAGATATGCAGACCAATATCGAAGGCATGTTTGCAGCAGGTGATTGCATAGGCGGCTTTAAACAAATAGCTACTGCGGTAGGACAAGGTGCTTTAGCTGGAAGAAAGGTTATTGAATATGTAAGGAATATGAAGAATGCGTTTTAA
- a CDS encoding metalloregulator ArsR/SmtB family transcription factor, with amino-acid sequence MEDVKKYEEKAEKLKVISHPQRLCIVKGLIGNDCNVTKIQECLGLPQSTVSQHIAKLRTAGIIEGKRNGLEICYKVVDKEIVDIINVLFNPAGNICD; translated from the coding sequence GTGGAAGATGTAAAAAAGTATGAAGAAAAAGCTGAAAAGTTAAAAGTAATTTCTCATCCACAGAGGTTATGCATAGTAAAGGGATTGATCGGAAATGACTGCAACGTTACCAAGATTCAGGAATGCCTCGGTTTACCGCAATCCACTGTTTCACAGCACATAGCTAAATTGAGAACGGCTGGTATAATTGAAGGTAAAAGAAACGGTCTTGAAATTTGTTATAAAGTTGTTGATAAAGAAATAGTTGATATTATTAATGTTCTATTTAACCCCGCTGGAAATATATGTGATTAG
- the deoC gene encoding deoxyribose-phosphate aldolase: MDKNIIAKMIDHAVLKPDAADLDVERECQIALRLDIASVCVKPCHVKLAYSILKDSDVMVSTVIGFPHGGTTTACKVAEACEAIENGASELDMVINIGKLLSGDYTYVKNDIEAVAKAAHSKNAALKVIIETALLDDERKRISSRLSEEAGADFVKTSTGFNGSGADPDDIVLIKNSVSSNMKIKASGGIKTLDQAVRFIELGCKRLGTSSTEQILTGKHKEDKSSY; encoded by the coding sequence TTGGATAAAAATATAATAGCCAAGATGATTGATCATGCAGTTTTGAAGCCTGATGCAGCAGATTTGGACGTTGAGAGGGAATGCCAAATTGCATTGAGGCTTGATATAGCTTCTGTTTGTGTGAAGCCTTGCCATGTAAAGCTTGCTTACAGCATTCTGAAAGACTCCGATGTAATGGTCAGTACTGTTATTGGTTTTCCACATGGTGGCACTACGACGGCATGCAAGGTGGCAGAAGCCTGTGAAGCCATAGAAAATGGGGCTTCTGAGCTTGATATGGTTATAAATATAGGCAAGCTCCTGTCTGGAGATTATACCTATGTGAAAAATGATATAGAGGCAGTAGCAAAGGCTGCACATTCGAAAAACGCAGCTCTGAAGGTAATTATTGAAACAGCCTTACTGGATGATGAAAGAAAGAGAATTTCCAGCAGGCTTTCAGAAGAAGCCGGGGCTGATTTTGTAAAAACATCTACTGGTTTTAACGGCAGTGGTGCAGATCCCGATGACATCGTTCTTATAAAAAACTCAGTATCATCCAATATGAAAATTAAAGCTTCAGGTGGAATAAAGACATTGGATCAAGCCGTCAGGTTTATTGAATTAGGCTGCAAGAGGCTTGGCACAAGTTCTACAGAGCAGATATTGACAGGAAAACATAAAGAAGATAAAAGCTCCTACTAA
- a CDS encoding GerMN domain-containing protein codes for MRKTFSIIICCLLLVSMFTGCGILQKFGIGENESEELQPASSIVMGEEEARLLSDKVPIHLYFANEDGSKLKLEVRYIPVSEAKKSVNNLAGIVVNELIKGPTKKGLKATIPEGTKLVKNSVPIKDGVATVNFSKDFVDKHPGGKDAERITIYSIVNSLTDIKAIQEVKFLINGKVCETYKGNFKFDAAFPRNLSIISNEVALPSPGATENASGLSKTEPEKGNTADNETVSKDNEYKDNKDKDNTSKNNSDKDNIKKDDTSKKSDSGIDMEETDQSVTGSMSNITVDSDGTILE; via the coding sequence GTGCGAAAAACGTTTAGTATCATCATATGCTGTTTATTATTAGTATCAATGTTTACCGGGTGTGGTATTCTACAGAAGTTTGGAATTGGAGAAAATGAGTCTGAGGAGCTGCAGCCTGCAAGTAGCATCGTTATGGGAGAAGAAGAGGCACGATTGCTTTCGGATAAAGTGCCTATTCATCTGTATTTTGCCAACGAGGACGGTTCCAAGCTTAAACTGGAAGTAAGATATATTCCTGTTAGTGAAGCAAAAAAAAGTGTGAATAATCTGGCTGGTATTGTGGTTAACGAGCTTATTAAAGGACCCACCAAGAAAGGGCTAAAGGCTACTATACCGGAAGGTACAAAATTGGTGAAAAACAGTGTACCTATAAAAGACGGTGTAGCTACGGTGAATTTTTCAAAGGATTTTGTTGATAAGCATCCCGGCGGTAAGGATGCAGAAAGAATTACTATTTACTCTATAGTTAATTCACTTACAGACATAAAAGCCATTCAAGAGGTAAAGTTCTTAATAAATGGAAAAGTATGCGAGACATACAAAGGTAACTTTAAATTTGATGCTGCCTTCCCTAGAAATTTGTCAATTATAAGCAATGAGGTTGCTTTGCCCAGTCCGGGGGCCACAGAAAATGCAAGCGGCTTGAGCAAAACAGAGCCTGAGAAAGGCAATACTGCAGATAATGAAACTGTAAGCAAAGACAATGAATATAAAGACAACAAGGACAAAGACAATACAAGTAAGAATAACTCAGATAAAGATAATATTAAGAAAGACGACACTTCTAAAAAATCCGATTCCGGCATTGATATGGAAGAAACAGATCAAAGTGTTACAGGCAGTATGTCAAATATAACTGTGGATTCCGATGGAACGATTTTAGAATAG
- the aat gene encoding leucyl/phenylalanyl-tRNA--protein transferase: MPVYRLTNKLVFPHPSLSNEDGLLAVGGDLSCERLCLAYENGIFPWYSEKPVLWWSPDPRFVLFPKDLRISKSMRKFLKKEYYKITFDTCFRDVITNCGYTRKDDTWIDNDMIESYCKLHKLGIAHSVETWYGDKLVGGLYGLSMGSCFFGESMFSVMDNASKAAFIKLIEKNDFSLIDCQVYSEHLESLGAVNITRAEFLELLDQGLKAPIRTGSWSYLSES, translated from the coding sequence ATGCCAGTTTACCGACTAACAAATAAACTAGTATTCCCACACCCTTCATTATCAAACGAAGACGGTTTGTTGGCAGTGGGAGGAGATTTGTCATGTGAAAGGCTTTGCCTTGCGTACGAAAACGGCATATTCCCATGGTATTCGGAAAAGCCTGTATTGTGGTGGTCTCCCGATCCACGTTTTGTACTTTTCCCTAAGGATTTGAGGATATCTAAGTCCATGAGAAAGTTCCTTAAAAAGGAGTATTATAAGATCACCTTCGATACATGTTTTAGAGATGTCATTACAAATTGCGGCTATACACGCAAGGACGATACCTGGATCGACAATGATATGATAGAAAGCTACTGTAAGCTTCACAAGCTCGGTATCGCTCATTCTGTTGAAACATGGTATGGTGATAAGCTTGTAGGAGGACTATACGGGTTATCGATGGGAAGCTGCTTTTTCGGTGAGTCTATGTTCTCAGTTATGGATAATGCATCTAAAGCAGCCTTTATAAAGCTGATTGAAAAGAATGATTTTTCTTTAATTGATTGTCAGGTATACTCAGAGCACTTGGAATCCCTTGGTGCAGTTAATATAACGAGAGCTGAGTTTTTGGAACTGCTTGACCAGGGACTTAAAGCCCCTATCAGAACAGGCAGTTGGAGCTACCTAAGCGAATCTTGA